In the genome of Williamwhitmania taraxaci, the window TGGCAGTTTTAGCAACAATTAAATACCTGAAAGCCCATCGCCATTGTATGGATATTTCTTGTATATCAGCATTATGAAATAATTGTTCCAATTCATTTCGGGTAAATGCCCTTAATACCGAAATTGGTCCATCATGCTTTGATAAAGCTGACCCATTCAGGAGCCTAGTTAGAAACCAGACACTATAATAAGCAATCGGACTTCGCTGTAAATCATTCACCACAAAACCTTCGCTTGTATAGGTTTTCAAATAACTGAATAGTTCCAAAAGTTCTTGGTTATTCAGGTGATGACAAAACAGCGAACAATGAACGATGTCCACCTTTGGATTGGTCTTTAGAAAATCCTTGTAATCGATCGCTTTTCCGGTAATTTCTGGATAATCAGAACAATTATTAATCAAGTATTGTATTGCATCAGGATTTTTATCTATCCCGGTAAGTTTTACCTCATATTGGTTTGATCGAGCCCACTGGGCAATATATTTCAGCACATCGCCGCTGCCACAACCCAAATCGACTATATGATAAATTTTTCTCCGGTCTATCATCAACCGCTTTATGCCTTCAATAGAAATAGAATGACCTCCAAGATACCGGTTCAGAATATCTAGTTCACCTAAGTTTTTATGAAGTAATTTTACCGGAATATCTGGAGCATCCATCATTTCAGACTGACCAGACCGATTTTTAAACGAAACCATGACAGACCATTGAAGCCGTATCGATACTTATTCCGGGTCCGAATCCCATAGCAAATATAGTTTCTCCAGAAGCGGGATTGCTTTTAAACAGTTCGTTCAAGACAAATAAGATAGTGGGCGACGACATGTTTCCATAATTCCGCAGTACTGCATAAGAATGTTTTAGTTCGTCGTCTTTCAGTTGTAATCCGCGTTCAACTGCCTGCAGTATTTTTTTGCCTCCTGGATGCACTGCCCAGTGATTGATATTATCGGGTGTGAGTTGGAGTTTATCAGATACGGCTTCCATTAACAAACCCAGTTCCTCCCCAATAAACTCAGGTATTCCGGCATCAAGTATCATCTCGAAATTTACAGAATTGACCTTCCATCCCATAAAATCTTTTCCGCGTTTGAGAAGTATCGGGCTAAATCCTTTCAAAGAAAATCCTTTTTTATTTTGCTCATTAGCAAATGATTCAGACACCATTATTACTGCAGCAGCTCCATCACCA includes:
- a CDS encoding methyltransferase domain-containing protein, translating into MVSFKNRSGQSEMMDAPDIPVKLLHKNLGELDILNRYLGGHSISIEGIKRLMIDRRKIYHIVDLGCGSGDVLKYIAQWARSNQYEVKLTGIDKNPDAIQYLINNCSDYPEITGKAIDYKDFLKTNPKVDIVHCSLFCHHLNNQELLELFSYLKTYTSEGFVVNDLQRSPIAYYSVWFLTRLLNGSALSKHDGPISVLRAFTRNELEQLFHNADIQEISIQWRWAFRYLIVAKTAR